One stretch of Tepidibacter hydrothermalis DNA includes these proteins:
- a CDS encoding UPF0182 family protein, producing the protein MSKSKNILTALLVVVIVTVVGFFSQIITFLSDYNWFKEVGYTSTFIKQIFAKLYIAVPIFLILAVLIYIYLIGIKKSYYLHMNVITSKEEEKPIKIITLLGTIIISLLFSLKISSNLWMEILQFKNATSFNIKDPIFNHDVSFYVFKLPLINQILNILVGLLVFLFIITILYYLMLASFKKLNKFDDNVRNLNDMSNIGDTLKNVVNLALNQIAVIGVVFFIILAIKSYLGSFELLYSPRGVAYGASYTDVNINLWVYRLSAIISLVSAIFVVVAYKKRRLRTLLIGPILLIVISIGSTIVQTGVQNFIVSPNEIAKEKKFLEYNIDYTKNAYNLKEVKEENFLAEQNITIEDILKNEQTLSNISINDYRPTKETYNQLQTLRPYYNFNDVDIDRYMIDGKLNQVFLSAREINQDRLDEQAQTWLNKHIKYTHGYGLTMSPVNEITPGGEPKMIIKDIPPVSLVEGLNVERPEIYFGELTNDYIVTNTSEKEFDYPKGETNAFSEYKGKAGINLTLFNRILYSIDQGSLKFLVASSIDSNSKIILNRNIEKRVKKIAPFLSFDDDPYLVVSEGKMYWMIDGYTYTSKYPYSQPYSDNRINYIRNSFKVVIDAYDGTTDFYIADKNDPMINTYAKIFPDLFKSMDDMPEGIKSHIRYPQTIFDIQAKIYETYHMKDTEVFYNKEDKWEVAKKSKNTQSQEEGESLDIESNYITFKLPNEDEAEFLLTIPYTPQRKQNMTALFVARNDEDKYGQLIVYKFPKDKNILGPEQIEAKIDKDPEISKDLTQWNTGGSTVIRGTLLTIPIENSILYVEPLYIKSDSQNSIPAVEKIFVAYKDKVVMKDTLEQALNTMFKSDNQNVIIDETPDESNVDLDKNQLIKKANDLYNKAGSSLKDGDFEAYGRYLKELGDVLNKLAK; encoded by the coding sequence GTGAGTAAATCTAAAAACATACTTACAGCATTACTTGTCGTAGTGATAGTTACAGTGGTTGGATTTTTTTCTCAAATAATTACTTTTCTATCAGATTACAACTGGTTTAAAGAAGTGGGGTATACATCTACTTTCATAAAACAGATATTTGCAAAATTATATATAGCGGTTCCTATATTTTTAATACTAGCAGTACTGATATATATATATTTAATAGGAATAAAGAAAAGTTATTATCTACATATGAATGTAATAACTTCTAAAGAAGAGGAAAAGCCTATAAAGATCATAACTTTATTAGGAACGATTATTATATCTTTACTTTTCAGTTTAAAAATATCATCAAACTTATGGATGGAAATACTTCAATTTAAAAATGCAACGTCATTTAACATAAAAGATCCTATATTCAACCATGATGTCTCATTTTATGTATTTAAGCTACCGTTAATAAATCAGATACTAAATATACTGGTAGGATTATTAGTATTTTTATTTATAATAACTATTTTATATTATCTAATGTTAGCATCTTTTAAGAAACTAAATAAATTTGATGACAATGTTAGAAATTTAAATGATATGTCCAATATAGGGGATACATTAAAGAATGTTGTAAATCTTGCATTAAATCAAATAGCAGTCATAGGAGTTGTATTCTTTATAATACTAGCTATTAAAAGTTATTTGGGATCATTTGAACTGCTTTATTCTCCAAGAGGAGTTGCCTATGGAGCGAGTTATACAGATGTTAATATAAATCTATGGGTATATAGGTTGTCTGCGATAATATCGTTGGTATCAGCTATATTTGTTGTAGTAGCTTATAAGAAGAGAAGATTAAGAACACTACTTATAGGACCTATCCTGTTAATTGTTATAAGTATAGGTTCAACTATAGTACAAACTGGAGTTCAAAACTTCATAGTATCTCCAAATGAGATAGCAAAAGAAAAGAAATTCTTAGAGTACAATATAGATTACACTAAAAACGCATATAATCTAAAAGAAGTAAAAGAAGAAAACTTCTTAGCAGAACAAAATATAACTATAGAAGATATATTAAAAAATGAACAGACATTAAGTAATATAAGTATAAATGATTATAGACCGACTAAAGAAACCTATAATCAGCTTCAAACATTAAGACCGTATTATAACTTTAATGATGTAGATATTGATAGATACATGATTGATGGTAAGTTGAATCAAGTGTTTTTGTCTGCTAGAGAGATAAATCAAGATAGATTAGATGAGCAAGCGCAGACATGGCTTAATAAACATATAAAGTATACACATGGATATGGACTTACTATGTCGCCAGTAAATGAAATAACACCTGGTGGAGAGCCAAAGATGATTATAAAGGATATACCTCCTGTGTCTTTAGTAGAAGGATTAAATGTTGAAAGACCAGAGATATACTTTGGAGAGCTTACTAATGATTATATAGTTACAAATACTTCAGAAAAGGAATTTGATTATCCTAAAGGAGAAACTAATGCTTTTTCTGAATATAAAGGAAAAGCAGGTATAAATCTTACTCTATTTAATAGAATATTATACAGTATAGATCAAGGAAGTTTGAAATTCTTAGTTGCTTCAAGTATAGATTCTAACAGTAAGATAATACTTAATAGAAATATAGAAAAAAGAGTTAAAAAGATAGCTCCGTTTTTATCATTTGATGATGATCCATATTTAGTGGTATCTGAAGGAAAGATGTACTGGATGATAGATGGATATACGTATACATCTAAATATCCATACTCTCAACCATATTCAGACAACCGTATAAACTATATAAGAAACTCATTTAAAGTTGTTATAGATGCTTATGATGGAACTACAGATTTTTATATAGCTGATAAAAATGATCCTATGATAAATACTTATGCTAAGATATTCCCAGATTTATTTAAATCTATGGATGATATGCCAGAAGGTATTAAGAGTCATATAAGATATCCTCAAACTATATTTGATATACAAGCTAAGATATATGAAACTTATCATATGAAAGATACTGAGGTGTTTTATAACAAGGAAGATAAGTGGGAAGTAGCTAAGAAATCTAAAAATACTCAAAGTCAAGAAGAAGGTGAATCTTTAGATATAGAATCAAACTATATAACTTTCAAATTGCCTAATGAGGATGAGGCTGAGTTTTTACTTACTATACCATATACTCCACAAAGAAAACAAAATATGACTGCATTATTTGTAGCGAGAAATGATGAGGATAAGTACGGTCAGCTTATAGTGTATAAATTCCCTAAGGACAAAAATATATTAGGTCCAGAGCAAATAGAGGCAAAAATTGATAAAGATCCTGAAATATCTAAGGATTTAACTCAATGGAATACAGGTGGTTCTACTGTTATAAGAGGAACACTTCTAACTATACCTATTGAAAATTCTATACTATATGTTGAACCTTTATATATTAAATCTGATTCACAAAACAGTATACCAGCAGTAGAAAAGATATTTGTAGCTTATAAAGACAAGGTTGTTATGAAGGATACTCTAGAACAGGCATTAAATACCATGTTCAAATCAGATAACCAAAATGTTATAATAGACGAAACACCAGATGAATCTAACGTTGACTTAGATAAAAATCAGTTGATCAAAAAGGCTAATGATTTATACAACAAAGCTGGAAGTAGTTTAAAAGATGGAGATTTTGAGGCTTATGGAAGATATCTAAAGGAACTTGGAGATGTATTAAATAAGCTAGCAAAGTAA
- a CDS encoding mechanosensitive ion channel family protein — MDKTFKMLQDAQVDIAKYGMNILGSILIVVIGMFFSKKVKSITTRFLKKSNVDKSLISFVSQLVYVLCVVFVSVSALNNLGMSTTSFVAVLGASGFAVGLAFQGTLSNFASGILILIFKPFRTGDYIQGASTEGSVEEIQIFNTILKTPDNKTIIVPNSKLTSDNITNFTLQDRRRIDFIFGISYDSDIRTAKNIIKKVFDEDEKILKDPQPIIGVQELADSSINIAARPWVKTSDYWDEYYALMEKIKYEFDKHGIEIPYPQSVVYHKQLKAEK; from the coding sequence ATGGATAAGACATTTAAGATGTTACAAGACGCTCAAGTAGATATAGCTAAATATGGTATGAACATTTTAGGATCAATACTTATAGTAGTAATTGGGATGTTCTTTTCAAAAAAAGTAAAGAGCATAACTACCAGGTTTTTAAAGAAATCTAATGTAGATAAATCATTGATATCATTTGTATCACAGCTTGTGTATGTACTGTGTGTAGTATTTGTTAGTGTATCAGCACTTAATAATCTAGGAATGTCTACAACTTCGTTTGTAGCTGTTCTAGGAGCATCGGGATTTGCTGTTGGCCTTGCATTTCAGGGCACTCTATCAAATTTTGCATCTGGAATATTGATACTTATATTTAAGCCGTTTAGAACAGGTGATTATATACAAGGAGCATCTACAGAGGGAAGTGTTGAGGAAATACAAATATTCAATACAATACTAAAAACTCCTGATAATAAAACAATAATAGTTCCAAATTCTAAATTAACATCAGATAATATCACAAACTTTACACTACAAGATAGAAGAAGAATAGATTTTATATTTGGAATATCTTATGATAGTGATATAAGAACTGCAAAAAATATTATTAAAAAAGTATTTGATGAAGATGAGAAAATTTTAAAAGATCCACAACCTATAATTGGAGTTCAAGAACTTGCAGATAGCTCTATAAATATAGCAGCAAGACCTTGGGTTAAAACGTCTGATTATTGGGATGAGTATTATGCTTTAATGGAAAAAATAAAGTACGAGTTCGATAAACATGGAATTGAAATACCATATCCTCAGAGTGTTGTGTACCATAAGCAGCTTAAAGCGGAAAAATAA
- the rbr gene encoding rubrerythrin, with protein MKLKGTKTLENLMKAFVGESQARNRYTFYSEIAMEEGYDQISELFLETADNEKIHAEIFFDHIKEGLEGEEFPVPVDVAATYPIGQDTTLENLKYAAMGENEEWDKLYPHFAQTAKEEGFSAIAASFNMIAKVEKKHEERYLKLAENVRDNEVFKKKEKVLWKCRVCGYVHQGDAAPNVCPVCKVGQGYFEIHCENY; from the coding sequence ATGAAATTAAAAGGAACTAAAACGTTAGAAAACTTGATGAAGGCTTTTGTAGGAGAATCTCAAGCTAGAAATAGATATACATTTTATTCTGAGATAGCTATGGAAGAGGGATATGATCAGATATCAGAATTGTTTTTAGAGACTGCAGATAATGAAAAAATACATGCGGAAATATTCTTTGATCATATAAAAGAGGGGTTAGAGGGAGAAGAATTTCCTGTGCCTGTAGATGTTGCTGCTACATATCCTATTGGACAAGATACTACTTTGGAAAATCTTAAATATGCTGCCATGGGAGAAAATGAAGAATGGGATAAACTATATCCTCATTTTGCTCAAACAGCAAAAGAAGAAGGGTTTAGTGCTATTGCAGCTTCATTTAATATGATAGCTAAAGTTGAGAAAAAGCATGAGGAAAGATATTTAAAACTTGCTGAGAATGTTAGAGATAATGAAGTTTTTAAAAAGAAAGAAAAGGTACTTTGGAAGTGTAGAGTATGCGGATATGTACATCAAGGAGACGCGGCTCCTAATGTATGTCCTGTTTGTAAGGTAGGTCAAGGATACTTCGAAATACATTGTGAGAATTACTAA